Proteins encoded by one window of Xiphias gladius isolate SHS-SW01 ecotype Sanya breed wild chromosome 15, ASM1685928v1, whole genome shotgun sequence:
- the mgat3b gene encoding beta-1,4-mannosyl-glycoprotein 4-beta-N-acetylglucosaminyltransferase: protein MKMRRHRVFLLCTVGLCVISFLHYYKALHYVSLLRELSAPYPNIKSFIMVTGFFWREKGVAATPLSPASPEEAPPLPVLRQSDNKARGAAGAMGGGGGGGEMALGIGGVMVGGAGIVGNAGLEMRLREDPVALHPWEKPEENQHGDSPNEEIAEEHLKPRNPSHQAQPAGPNLSEVPLIRKEHRSVLLKDQLPEPLESMGDLHTRTHQLQDDKTPYFVRTKAGALCFRQGTEVATPKEYSGKSGGAVANGAGEGARAGAAGQRKPLQVQQQPSIVPKAKARARGNGKRLVKCVCRPGWHGPYCGVPTMVYHSNLPTKERLTPRETPRRVINAINVNHEFDLLHVRFHELAQAVDLFLVCESNFTAYGEKRPLSFLRLLLNGTYDYIRHKILYVFLDHFPEGGRQDGWIADDYLRTFLTRNGMSRVVGVTSDDVFVINDADEIPAHEGLLFLKLFDGWTEPFAIHMRKSLYGFFWKQFGSLEVVSGCTVGMLRDVYDGDGIKLRRREYYTMPGFRKYENDTGHILVQWSVGSPFHFAGWHCSWCFTPEGIYFKLVSAQNGDFPRWGDYEDKRDLNYIRDLIRTGGWFDGSLQEYPPVDPKEHMYAPKYMLEHYDRYRYLLENPYNKVSRLSEG from the exons ATGAAAATGCGGCGGCACAGGGTGTTCTTACTGTGCACGGTGGGCCTGTGCGTCATCTCCTTCCTCCACTACTACAAGGCCCTCCACTATGTCTCCCTGCTGCGCGAGCTCTCCGCCCCATACCCCAACATCAAGTCCTTCATCATGGTCACCGGCTTCTTCTGGAGGGAGAAGGGCGTGGCCGCCACCCCGCTCAGCCCCGCCTCCCCCGAAGAGGCCCCTCCCCTACCTGTTCTCCGTCAGTCGGACAACAAAGCTAGAGGTGCGGCGGGTGCTAtgggcggaggaggaggaggaggagagatggctCTGGGGATTGGGGGGGTCATGGTTGGAGGTGCTGGGATTGTTGGCAATGCAGGGCTGGAGATGAGGCTGAGGGAGGATCCGGTAGCCCTTCACCCCTGGGAGAAACCAGAGGAGAACCAGCACGGAGACTCTCCGAATGAG GAGATAGCTGAAGAACATTTGAAGCCACGGAACCCCAGCCACCAAGCTCAACCTGCTGGGCCTAACCTCTCAGAGGTCCCATTGATTAGGAAAGAACACCGGTCGGTGCTCCTCAAGGATCAATTGCCGGAGCCCTTAGAATCCATGGGAGACCTCCACACCCGCACTCACCAGCTTCAAGATGATAAAACACCTTACTTTGTTAGAACCAAAGCTGGAGCTCTTTGCTTCCGGCAGGGGACGGAGGTGGCTACCCCAAAGGAGTACTCTGGGAAATCAGGGGGAGCTGTGGCCAATGGAGCTGGGGAAGGTGCTCGGGCCGGGGCTGCTGGGCAACGGAAACCTCTGCAAGTCCAGCAGCAGCCCTCCATTGTGCCAAAAGCCAAGGCAAGGGCCAGGGGCAATGGGAAGCGGCTGGTCAAGTGTGTTTGTCGGCCCGGATGGCACGGACCTTACTGTGGGGTTCCCACCATGGTCTACCACTCCAATCTTCCTACCAAGGAGAGGCTAACACCCAGAGAGACCCCGCGGAGGGTGATCAACGCTATCAATGTTAACCACGAGTTTGACCTGCTGCACGTACGCTTTCACGAGCTCGCCCAAGCCGTTGATCTGTTCCTCGTATGTGAATCTAACTTTACTGCCTATGGAGAGAAACGGCCTCTGAG TTTCCTGCGGCTTCTCCTCAACGGTACGTACGACTACATACGTCACAAGATCCTGTATGTGTTCCTCGACCACTTCCCAGAGGGTGGTCGGCAGGACGGCTGGATCGCTGATGACTACTTGCGTACCTTCTTGACACGCAACGGCATGTCCAGGGTGGTGGGCGTCACGTCAGACGATGTCTTCGTCATCAATGACGCCGATGAAATCCCAGCACACGAGGGCCTCCTTTTCCTCAAGCTATTTGATGGCTGGACAGAACCTTTCGCCATCCACATGCGCAAG TCACTGTATGGATTTTTCTGGAAGCAGTTCGGCTCTCTAGAGGTGGTATCAGGTTGCACAGTAGGGATGCTCCGGGACGTCTACGACGGTGACGGTATCAAACTGCGCCGTCGTGAATACTACACCATGCCAGGTTTCCGCAAGTACGAGAATGACACAGGCCACATCCTGGTGCAGTGGTCGGTAGGCAGCCCCTTCCACTTCGCTGGTTGGCACTGCTCCTGGTGCTTCACGCCGGAGGGGATCTACTTCAAGCTGGTGTCAGCGCAGAACGGAGACTTCCCGCGTTGGGGCGACTACGAGGACAAGCGAGACCTGAACTACATCCGTGATCTGATCCGGACGGGGGGTTGGTTCGATGGCTCCCTGCAGGAATATCCTCCAGTGGACCCCAAAGAGCACATGTATGCCCCCAAGTACATGCTGGAGCACTATGACAGATACCGCTACCTCCTGGAGAACCCTTACAACAAAGTGTCCAGACTGAGTGAGGGCTAG